One genomic segment of Planctomycetia bacterium includes these proteins:
- a CDS encoding glycosyltransferase, which yields MNCLLLTLGTHGDGELFRLLGRALSRSGHRVTLAASPFYRDRMEATGLDFLPIGNGTQYELGMLFRSLASEPDFRVRVRAYAERWVRPQLAHSLDALKAQLARTDYFINNLRSVWRSEGRIIPGASVTYDPVGDIAAIRKYAAQLAGYESAILELVALPKELVDPDDAWGDRFHFTGFWRDDEPPAWQPPQALIDFIASGPPPVAITMGSMLSFDPAAFVATLRDGLNATGQRGILIGGWSKATAELPENELMFAHAIPYDWLFPRCSLVIHHGGAGTVAAALRAGRPSILLPQIASQEYFAQLLARQGLLAGRMNVMTWRPEELAHTLRHAREDVALTRKAQRWSQRLGGEDSLGRAVALIESHVSIS from the coding sequence ATGAACTGCCTGTTGCTCACGCTGGGTACGCATGGCGACGGGGAACTGTTCCGGCTGCTGGGCCGCGCGCTGTCACGGAGCGGACATCGCGTGACCTTGGCGGCCTCGCCGTTTTATCGCGACCGCATGGAAGCGACCGGGCTCGACTTCTTGCCAATCGGCAATGGCACGCAATATGAGCTGGGCATGCTTTTCCGATCGCTCGCCAGTGAACCTGATTTTCGCGTCCGCGTGCGCGCCTATGCCGAGCGTTGGGTGCGCCCGCAACTGGCGCACTCACTTGACGCGCTGAAGGCGCAACTCGCGCGGACCGACTATTTCATCAACAACCTTCGCAGCGTCTGGCGCAGCGAAGGACGAATCATTCCCGGCGCATCAGTAACCTACGACCCCGTGGGCGACATCGCGGCGATTCGCAAGTACGCGGCGCAACTGGCTGGATATGAATCGGCGATTTTGGAACTCGTCGCGCTGCCGAAGGAGCTTGTCGATCCCGATGACGCCTGGGGAGACCGATTTCACTTCACCGGCTTTTGGCGCGACGACGAGCCACCAGCCTGGCAACCGCCGCAAGCGTTGATCGATTTCATCGCCAGCGGTCCGCCACCAGTCGCGATCACGATGGGCTCGATGCTGTCGTTCGATCCTGCCGCGTTCGTCGCCACGTTACGAGACGGGTTGAATGCCACCGGTCAGCGCGGGATTTTGATCGGAGGCTGGAGCAAGGCAACCGCCGAACTGCCAGAAAACGAATTGATGTTCGCGCACGCGATCCCGTACGACTGGCTGTTTCCGCGATGCTCCTTGGTGATCCATCACGGGGGCGCGGGTACGGTTGCGGCGGCGCTTCGGGCCGGGCGTCCGTCGATTTTGCTCCCGCAGATTGCCTCACAGGAGTACTTCGCGCAGCTGCTGGCACGGCAAGGACTTCTGGCTGGGAGAATGAACGTCATGACGTGGCGCCCGGAAGAATTGGCCCACACGTTGCGCCACGCCAGGGAAGATGTTGCACTTACACGTAAGGCGCAGCGTTGGTCGCAGCGGCTCGGGGGCGAGGACTCGCTAGGCAGGGCGGTGGCGCTGATCGAATCGCACGTCTCCATATCCTAG
- a CDS encoding phosphotransferase, which translates to MATAAMQQSAERDLARRILAACGAEPSAIEPLARFNNPVFRCALPDGSRILKISKSPDGAATRKELLLIEHLARHGVPTPDVERADADGALAGRPFILMRSSGEQTVADLLGHGDVAHQLLTEMGSTLARIHQAPTDGLPLSATDRVSPQGVANYLETLGATAAALAEQSLLTVEEVARFRALEMPSAVGESLCHSDFHVVQCVVHEGRVAAVVDWESAWIGNPLIDLAISHAYLDYYCPLALTRSFLSGYLSLREIPSEYGLGYLPVRMAQVLGMLRAWYTRGPEIWHAAIVQQKVARAVRLFRLYAQRLAS; encoded by the coding sequence ATGGCGACAGCGGCAATGCAACAATCAGCGGAACGGGATCTCGCTCGGCGAATTCTCGCTGCGTGCGGCGCCGAGCCATCCGCGATCGAGCCATTGGCGCGGTTCAATAACCCAGTGTTTCGCTGCGCGCTGCCGGATGGCTCGCGGATTCTGAAAATCTCAAAGTCGCCCGACGGCGCCGCGACGCGCAAGGAACTGCTGCTCATCGAGCATCTGGCGCGCCACGGCGTGCCGACGCCGGATGTGGAGCGGGCCGATGCGGACGGCGCACTTGCCGGGCGTCCCTTCATACTGATGCGCAGCTCCGGCGAACAAACCGTCGCCGATCTGCTTGGTCACGGCGATGTCGCGCATCAACTGCTGACGGAAATGGGCAGCACGCTGGCGCGTATTCATCAAGCGCCGACGGACGGGTTGCCGCTCTCGGCGACCGATCGCGTTTCTCCGCAAGGAGTCGCCAACTACTTGGAAACGCTGGGCGCGACAGCCGCGGCGCTCGCTGAGCAAAGCCTGTTGACCGTTGAGGAAGTGGCTCGATTCCGTGCCTTGGAAATGCCGTCGGCCGTCGGCGAATCGCTTTGTCACAGTGACTTTCACGTAGTGCAGTGCGTCGTCCATGAAGGGCGCGTCGCCGCTGTGGTGGATTGGGAGTCCGCCTGGATCGGCAACCCGTTGATCGATCTGGCGATCAGTCACGCGTATCTCGACTACTACTGCCCGCTCGCACTGACGCGTTCGTTTTTGTCCGGCTATCTCTCCTTGCGCGAGATCCCGTCGGAGTACGGCCTCGGCTATCTGCCGGTCCGCATGGCGCAGGTGCTTGGCATGTTGAGGGCGTGGTACACGCGCGGGCCCGAGATCTGGCACGCGGCGATCGTCCAGCAGAAAGTCGCCCGTGCCGTGCGGTTGTTTCGACTTTATGCTCAGCGGTTGGCGAGCTAG